One window of bacterium genomic DNA carries:
- a CDS encoding FG-GAP-like repeat-containing protein: protein MHSRLPLLPAWSQRHGTQLLAVLLTIVCTHPVWSQNFVRLTDPANPIAVDQGANGYNGCSWIDFDNDGDLDLFANRDKLYRNEGNGQFTRVNDHGLGAGLVRGLGSGTSWADYDNDGDLDCFFSDARSVLYRNEGNGRFTAVTAGEIGKAFENRGWSCAWSDYDNDGWVDLVITHPANFVGAPLTNHLFRNQGAGIFSRITDSDVTTGQAPYTIAIWSDYDDDGDSDLFIGAGPANGSTAPDFLYQNRLSETGTADLIRLSTGPLASDARDGQNFNWIDYDNDRDLDAFVTNYRGNTNGLVNQLYRNDGGTFTKITSGAIVTDSDISLGNIWADFDNDGDLDCFVTNESGFPNRYYRNEGDGTFTRVTGLAILDKPVNSNAAGASAGDYDDDGDLDLFIAGTGTAQALYRNDLANGNNWLQVVCAGTQSNRAAIGAKVQIKATVHGRSVWQRREISAQNAFNGHNSLRVHFGLAEATRIDSLIIIWPSGNVEYLTEVAANQILPVTEQVSAGTLRPAFNTDVIEAVVPFTVQFTDLSLADPQAPVTSWAWDFNNDGAIDSREPNPVWTFTAAGRYTVSLTVANGVATKTITQPDLIRALQFGRASTGELANVTSAALAASWADFDADGDLDVFLANAQSQNNALFANLGNGSFARITAGAPVTDGGNSQSASWGDYDHDGDLDLYVVNFNQANALYQNQGGGTFEKITSGALVTDRELSSSCSWVDIENDGDLDMFVANVGTNNSLYVNAGDSFTKQTDGAPVNDRGFSQAAAWSDFDNDGDLDLFVANSRNENNFLYVNAGNGSFTRITSGDLVNDHGESRGASWADYDNDGDFDLFVANGQQQANSLYQNQGNGAFVKVTSGALVTEAESSQGSSWGDFDNDGDLDLFVTNTDRPSALYRNEGDGTFARLADNPFAADNNFATSASWVDYDRDGDLDLFVTVNNLNSLLYFNAGNDKHWLQVKLIGTTSNTTAIGAKLRAFATINGKAVLQTREISGQTGFGSQTGLVAHFGLGGATQVDSLQVFWPSGKRTRLHQLAANQFVTIDETGGLTRVEDNSADRPAAFALQQNYPNPFNPATTIGYQLRGSVKVNLSLYNLLGEKVATLVDHVQDAGSYRVAWEGRDANGRLLPAGVYFYRLTAGAEMQTKRLLLLK, encoded by the coding sequence ATGCACTCACGTCTACCCTTGCTGCCGGCTTGGTCGCAGCGTCATGGCACGCAACTGCTGGCCGTGCTGCTCACCATCGTTTGCACCCACCCGGTTTGGTCACAAAACTTCGTGCGCCTCACCGATCCCGCCAACCCCATTGCCGTGGATCAGGGTGCCAATGGCTACAACGGATGCAGTTGGATCGACTTCGACAATGACGGTGATCTCGACTTGTTTGCGAATCGCGACAAGCTCTATCGCAATGAGGGCAATGGCCAGTTCACGCGGGTCAACGATCACGGCCTCGGCGCCGGCCTGGTGCGCGGCTTGGGCAGCGGCACGAGCTGGGCAGACTACGACAACGACGGCGACCTCGATTGCTTCTTCTCCGACGCGCGTTCCGTTCTCTATCGCAACGAGGGCAATGGCCGCTTCACCGCCGTCACTGCCGGCGAGATCGGCAAAGCCTTCGAGAATCGCGGCTGGTCGTGTGCCTGGTCGGACTATGACAACGACGGCTGGGTCGATCTGGTCATCACCCACCCCGCCAATTTCGTCGGTGCACCGCTCACCAACCACCTCTTTCGCAATCAGGGGGCCGGCATTTTCAGCCGCATCACCGACAGCGACGTCACCACCGGCCAGGCGCCTTACACGATTGCCATCTGGTCGGACTATGACGACGATGGCGACAGTGATCTCTTCATCGGCGCCGGCCCCGCCAACGGCTCGACGGCCCCGGATTTTCTCTACCAAAACCGGCTCAGCGAGACCGGAACTGCGGATTTGATCCGCCTCAGCACCGGCCCGCTGGCCAGCGATGCGCGGGACGGCCAGAACTTCAACTGGATCGATTATGACAATGATCGCGACCTTGATGCCTTTGTCACCAACTACCGCGGCAACACCAACGGCTTGGTGAATCAACTCTATCGCAACGACGGCGGCACCTTCACCAAAATCACCTCGGGCGCGATCGTGACGGACAGCGATATCTCCCTGGGCAACATCTGGGCGGACTTCGACAATGACGGCGATCTCGATTGCTTCGTGACCAACGAGAGCGGCTTCCCCAATCGCTATTATCGCAACGAGGGCGACGGCACTTTCACCCGCGTTACCGGCCTGGCCATTCTCGACAAACCCGTGAACAGCAATGCCGCCGGCGCCTCTGCCGGCGACTACGACGATGATGGTGATCTTGATCTCTTCATCGCCGGCACCGGCACGGCCCAGGCGCTGTATCGCAACGATCTCGCCAACGGCAACAACTGGCTGCAAGTGGTCTGCGCCGGCACGCAATCCAATCGCGCGGCCATCGGCGCAAAGGTGCAGATCAAGGCGACCGTGCACGGCCGCAGCGTCTGGCAACGACGAGAAATCTCGGCGCAGAACGCCTTCAACGGCCACAACAGCCTGCGGGTGCATTTCGGTCTGGCTGAGGCCACCCGCATCGATTCGCTGATTATCATCTGGCCGTCGGGCAATGTCGAATATCTAACTGAGGTGGCCGCGAATCAGATTCTGCCGGTGACCGAGCAAGTCAGCGCCGGAACGTTGCGGCCCGCTTTCAATACGGATGTCATCGAGGCCGTCGTGCCTTTTACCGTGCAGTTCACGGATTTGTCGCTGGCAGACCCACAGGCGCCGGTCACGAGCTGGGCGTGGGATTTCAACAATGACGGCGCCATCGACAGCCGCGAGCCGAATCCGGTTTGGACCTTTACCGCCGCCGGCCGCTACACTGTAAGCCTCACCGTCGCCAACGGCGTTGCGACAAAGACCATCACCCAGCCGGATTTGATTCGCGCGCTGCAATTCGGCCGCGCGAGCACCGGCGAGCTGGCGAACGTGACCAGTGCCGCGCTGGCTGCGAGCTGGGCGGATTTCGATGCCGATGGCGATCTCGATGTCTTCCTCGCCAACGCCCAAAGCCAGAACAACGCGCTGTTCGCCAATCTCGGCAACGGCAGTTTTGCCCGGATCACCGCAGGCGCGCCGGTCACGGACGGCGGCAATTCGCAGAGCGCGAGTTGGGGCGATTACGACCACGATGGCGATCTCGATCTGTATGTGGTCAATTTCAACCAGGCCAACGCCCTTTACCAAAACCAGGGCGGCGGCACATTCGAAAAAATCACCAGCGGCGCGCTCGTGACCGACCGCGAGCTTTCCTCGAGCTGCAGTTGGGTCGATATTGAAAATGACGGCGACCTGGACATGTTCGTGGCCAATGTCGGCACCAACAACTCACTTTATGTGAATGCGGGCGATTCTTTCACCAAACAGACGGACGGCGCGCCGGTGAACGATCGCGGCTTTTCGCAAGCTGCCGCCTGGTCGGATTTCGACAACGACGGCGATCTCGATCTGTTCGTCGCCAACAGCCGCAACGAGAACAACTTTCTCTATGTCAATGCCGGCAACGGCAGCTTCACCCGCATCACCAGCGGCGATCTCGTCAATGACCACGGCGAGTCGCGTGGCGCGAGCTGGGCCGACTATGACAACGACGGCGACTTTGACTTGTTCGTCGCCAATGGCCAGCAACAGGCGAATTCTCTCTATCAAAACCAGGGCAACGGCGCTTTTGTGAAAGTCACCAGCGGCGCGCTCGTGACCGAGGCCGAGTCTTCGCAAGGCTCGAGCTGGGGCGATTTCGACAATGACGGCGATCTCGATTTGTTCGTTACCAACACCGACCGGCCCAGCGCGTTGTATCGCAACGAAGGCGACGGCACTTTCGCGCGGCTCGCCGACAATCCCTTTGCCGCGGACAACAACTTCGCCACCAGCGCCTCCTGGGTCGATTATGATCGCGACGGCGATTTGGATCTGTTCGTGACCGTCAACAACTTGAACAGCTTGCTCTACTTCAATGCCGGCAACGACAAGCACTGGCTGCAGGTCAAATTGATCGGCACCACCTCGAACACGACGGCCATCGGCGCCAAGCTCAGGGCATTCGCGACCATCAACGGCAAGGCGGTTCTGCAAACCCGCGAGATTTCCGGGCAGACCGGGTTTGGCAGTCAAACCGGGCTGGTGGCGCATTTTGGTCTGGGCGGCGCAACGCAGGTGGATTCACTGCAGGTATTTTGGCCCTCCGGCAAGCGCACGCGGCTGCACCAGCTCGCGGCGAATCAGTTCGTGACCATTGACGAAACCGGAGGCCTCACGCGCGTGGAGGACAATTCCGCCGATCGGCCCGCAGCGTTCGCGCTGCAGCAGAATTATCCCAATCCCTTCAATCCGGCCACGACCATCGGCTACCAGTTGCGCGGAAGCGTGAAAGTGAACCTGAGTCTCTACAACCTTCTCGGTGAAAAAGTCGCGACGCTGGTGGATCATGTGCAAGACGCCGGCAGCTACCGCGTGGCCTGGGAGGGCAGGGATGCCAATGGCCGCCTGCTGCCGGCCGGCGTTTATTTCTACCGCCTCACGGCCGGTGCTGAGATGCAAACGAAGCGGCTGTTGTTGCTGAAGTGA
- a CDS encoding dipeptidase: protein MKRNRPHSPRPRAARDHKTRLWEKALTLHREILTLDTHADTPLVFLKQPFDLAERQAAGHVDLPRLRAGMLRAQFFAAYTPPRFRMGEGALNFGMRMLDAIHQMIERHPADLELARHSSDFSRIAAQGKIAIAIGMENGEPIERNLANLRNFHRLGVRYLTLTHWFNNHLGDSSTDEAPLWHGLSDFGREVVRECNRLGIMIDVSHVHDEVVKECLELSTAPLVATHSNARALCDHPRNLSDELLRQIAEAGGVIQVNFCNDFLSQPHCDNSRAYEAEDRRLRHLLHDEAEIAERMQAWRAAWPPPPRPPLSVVGDHIAHIVRITGSVEHVGIGSDFDGVKSTPQGLDDVSAMPKLTCHLLERGFAADDLRKIWGENLLRVMAAAERTAGVRADG, encoded by the coding sequence ATGAAACGCAACCGGCCGCACTCGCCACGCCCGCGAGCTGCTCGTGATCACAAAACCAGGCTGTGGGAAAAAGCCCTGACGCTGCATCGCGAGATCCTGACCCTAGATACGCACGCCGACACACCGCTGGTCTTCCTGAAACAGCCGTTTGATTTGGCCGAGCGCCAAGCTGCAGGCCATGTCGATCTGCCGCGGTTGCGCGCTGGCATGTTGCGGGCGCAGTTTTTCGCCGCCTACACGCCTCCCCGTTTTCGCATGGGCGAAGGCGCCCTGAACTTCGGCATGCGCATGCTCGATGCCATTCATCAAATGATCGAACGCCATCCCGCGGACCTGGAGCTGGCGCGGCATTCCTCCGACTTCAGCCGCATTGCGGCGCAGGGCAAAATCGCGATTGCCATCGGCATGGAAAACGGCGAACCCATCGAGCGCAATCTGGCCAACCTGCGCAACTTCCACCGGCTGGGTGTGCGCTATCTCACGCTCACGCATTGGTTCAACAATCATCTCGGCGACAGCTCGACCGATGAGGCGCCGTTGTGGCACGGCCTGAGCGATTTCGGCAGGGAGGTGGTGCGGGAGTGCAACCGGCTGGGCATCATGATCGATGTTTCCCACGTGCACGACGAGGTGGTGAAGGAGTGTTTGGAACTCAGCACGGCACCGCTGGTGGCGACGCACTCGAATGCGCGCGCGTTGTGTGATCATCCCCGCAATCTCAGCGACGAACTGTTGCGGCAAATCGCCGAGGCCGGCGGCGTGATTCAGGTCAATTTCTGCAATGACTTTCTCAGTCAGCCGCATTGCGACAACAGCCGCGCCTATGAGGCGGAAGACCGGCGGCTGCGTCACCTGCTCCACGATGAGGCTGAAATCGCCGAGCGCATGCAGGCCTGGCGGGCGGCCTGGCCACCACCGCCGCGGCCACCGCTCTCCGTGGTCGGCGATCACATTGCGCACATCGTGCGGATCACCGGCAGCGTCGAGCATGTGGGAATCGGCTCCGACTTTGACGGCGTCAAATCCACGCCGCAGGGTCTCGACGACGTGAGCGCCATGCCGAAGTTGACCTGCCATCTGCTCGAGCGCGGCTTTGCGGCAGACGATTTGCGCAAGATTTGGGGCGAAAATCTGCTGCGGGTGATGGCCGCCGCCGAGAGGACGGCCGGCGTCCGCGCAGACGGATAA
- a CDS encoding response regulator transcription factor, which produces MVDAETKDKSIRIAVVDDDAHVRQGLWWLLNNVMGLSCAGTYASWGELLAANAPPPDVLLLDVNLPEASGLSGIPPLRAKFPGLKIIMHSNFDDEDKILAAQAAGANGYVLKNASAPQLYQSVMQIYRGEAVWPPGFEPNGNSAAGHGHGSLFKALARKFRRH; this is translated from the coding sequence ATGGTTGACGCCGAAACGAAAGACAAAAGCATCCGCATTGCCGTGGTCGATGATGATGCTCATGTGCGCCAGGGCCTGTGGTGGTTGCTGAACAATGTGATGGGGTTGAGCTGCGCCGGCACGTACGCAAGCTGGGGCGAGTTGCTGGCGGCCAATGCACCGCCGCCGGACGTTCTGCTGTTGGATGTCAATTTGCCCGAGGCCTCCGGCCTCAGCGGCATTCCGCCGCTACGGGCGAAGTTCCCCGGCCTCAAGATCATCATGCATTCCAATTTTGATGACGAGGACAAGATTCTGGCGGCGCAAGCGGCCGGTGCGAATGGGTACGTCTTGAAGAACGCCTCCGCGCCTCAGTTGTATCAATCCGTCATGCAGATCTATCGCGGCGAGGCTGTCTGGCCGCCGGGCTTCGAGCCGAACGGCAATTCCGCCGCCGGGCACGGACACGGCTCGCTGTTCAAAGCGCTGGCGCGAAAATTCCGCCGCCATTGA
- a CDS encoding outer membrane beta-barrel protein, which translates to MKKTMVLLALPVALAVSQPAQSQTRVGGLFGVNFAGQSIAATYDASELSSRTVFGLGAVVDVPLREKMTLHLEPMYLQKGAKAEHDDYETRTEMTYLEIPVLAKYTLGNSLYQPYVMAGPSLGFRLGANYVRDWQEGEDDKTDIKDRTTGMDFGLALGGGVSYPLGDKSLFAEARYSMGLKDIDTSERSSLKNKGLQFMVGATVPFGNKGGNAKGAIGAKKSEPLPRAAVEQKPQVAEKSAVAEAAAPRPAQVTAASGNAGTNAAPAKTATTKKSAAAKKTTSTAKPAAASTSTNSKPATTAATSTQKTAPKK; encoded by the coding sequence ATGAAGAAAACGATGGTGTTGTTGGCGCTGCCCGTTGCCCTGGCGGTGAGTCAGCCGGCGCAGTCGCAAACCCGAGTCGGTGGGCTGTTCGGCGTCAACTTCGCCGGCCAGAGCATCGCGGCCACCTACGACGCCTCCGAGCTTTCCAGCCGCACGGTTTTCGGTTTGGGCGCGGTGGTGGATGTGCCGCTGCGCGAGAAAATGACGCTGCATCTGGAGCCGATGTATCTGCAAAAAGGCGCGAAGGCCGAGCATGATGACTACGAAACCAGAACCGAAATGACCTACCTTGAAATCCCGGTGCTGGCGAAGTACACCCTGGGCAACAGCCTCTATCAGCCGTATGTCATGGCCGGCCCCTCCCTCGGCTTTCGCCTGGGCGCCAATTACGTGCGCGATTGGCAGGAGGGCGAGGATGACAAAACCGACATCAAGGATCGAACCACCGGCATGGATTTCGGCCTGGCCCTGGGCGGCGGCGTGAGCTATCCGCTCGGCGACAAGTCGCTCTTCGCCGAAGCGCGTTACAGCATGGGCCTGAAGGATATCGACACTTCTGAGCGCTCCAGCTTGAAGAATAAGGGCCTGCAGTTCATGGTCGGCGCCACCGTGCCGTTCGGCAACAAGGGCGGCAACGCCAAAGGCGCAATCGGTGCGAAGAAGTCCGAGCCTTTGCCGCGCGCCGCGGTGGAGCAGAAGCCCCAAGTCGCGGAAAAATCCGCCGTGGCAGAAGCCGCAGCGCCCCGGCCTGCGCAAGTGACGGCTGCTTCCGGCAATGCCGGCACCAACGCAGCTCCCGCGAAAACCGCCACCACCAAGAAATCGGCGGCTGCGAAGAAGACCACGAGCACCGCGAAACCTGCCGCCGCGTCGACTTCCACGAACTCGAAGCCGGCAACGACGGCTGCGACCAGCACGCAGAAGACGGCACCGAAGAAGTAA
- a CDS encoding DUF4394 domain-containing protein produces the protein MFAAAEARAGRSASNPVVRWGIAMLALLAVACEEQVMQPQVKGRPLYAVDSGNNLIRFGSLSPDTVSSKALSGLQPGEVILGIDFRPVDGRLYGISNLSRVYTIDTVSAAALPVRSTPLSAALTGSFFGFGFNPVPDKMRVHSNAEQDLRVDPVTGALARDSTLAYDNGDLYFGANPNIVGTAYTNSVAGATTTVLYAIDSNWDVLVYLPSPNNGRMLTIGALGVNTNDFVGFDISAPDGLAYAALTPSVNGNSGLYLVNLSTGVASFQGNIGGSFPVHTLAIAP, from the coding sequence ATGTTTGCAGCAGCAGAAGCAAGGGCAGGGAGGAGCGCGAGCAATCCGGTGGTCCGCTGGGGCATTGCCATGCTGGCCTTGTTGGCCGTCGCTTGCGAAGAGCAGGTGATGCAACCGCAAGTAAAAGGCCGGCCGCTCTACGCGGTGGACAGCGGAAACAACTTGATCCGGTTCGGCAGCCTCAGCCCGGACACGGTGAGCAGCAAAGCCCTTTCCGGCCTGCAGCCCGGCGAGGTAATTCTCGGTATTGATTTCCGGCCGGTTGACGGCAGGCTGTATGGCATCAGCAACCTCAGCCGCGTTTACACCATCGACACGGTCTCGGCCGCGGCGCTGCCGGTGCGCTCGACCCCGCTCAGCGCTGCACTCACCGGTTCGTTCTTCGGATTCGGCTTCAATCCCGTTCCCGACAAAATGCGCGTGCACAGCAATGCCGAACAGGATTTGCGGGTGGATCCGGTGACCGGCGCGCTCGCCCGGGATTCAACGCTCGCCTATGATAACGGCGATCTCTATTTTGGCGCCAATCCCAACATCGTCGGTACCGCCTACACCAACAGCGTTGCCGGCGCGACCACGACTGTCCTCTACGCGATCGATTCCAATTGGGACGTGCTGGTCTATTTGCCCAGTCCGAACAACGGCAGGATGCTCACCATCGGCGCTCTCGGCGTCAACACCAATGACTTTGTGGGCTTTGACATTTCGGCGCCGGACGGCCTGGCCTACGCCGCGCTGACGCCTTCTGTCAACGGCAATTCAGGCTTGTACCTCGTCAATCTCTCGACCGGCGTGGCCAGCTTTCAGGGCAATATCGGCGGCAGTTTTCCCGTGCACACGCTGGCGATCGCGCCCTAG
- a CDS encoding DUF2442 domain-containing protein gives MARIHDIQSIEADENFLYLDVDGKSYRIRWEDCSLRLANANLAQRKRFEVAPSGYGIHWPEIDEDLAISPLLQHAETLGMGILEVNSQ, from the coding sequence ATGGCCAGAATCCATGACATCCAGTCGATTGAAGCGGACGAGAATTTTTTGTACCTCGACGTTGACGGCAAATCGTATCGCATCCGATGGGAAGATTGTTCGTTGAGACTGGCAAATGCTAACCTGGCTCAACGAAAGCGTTTTGAGGTTGCACCCTCCGGCTATGGCATTCACTGGCCGGAGATCGACGAAGACCTGGCAATTTCGCCATTACTCCAACATGCCGAAACTTTGGGAATGGGGATTTTGGAGGTAAATTCCCAATAA
- a CDS encoding response regulator: MPQSSTLILLIEDEEQIRRFLRATLTAHQFRLLEATTGNEGLQLAASQQPEVIILDLGLPDIDGLEVTKRLREWAKMPILVLSARGQEQDKIAALDAGADDYLTKPFGVGELLARLRVALRHAARAAGEPEDPLIALGELRVDLARRQVLLAENEIHLTPIEFKLLATLAKHAGRVLTHQQLLKEVWGQTYSQESHNLRVHVAQLRRKLEADTARPRYLLTEPGVGYRLRDEGVK; encoded by the coding sequence ATGCCCCAATCAAGCACCCTCATCCTTCTGATTGAAGATGAAGAGCAAATCCGGCGCTTTCTGCGCGCAACGCTGACGGCGCATCAATTTCGTCTGCTCGAAGCGACCACCGGGAACGAAGGCTTGCAGCTCGCCGCCTCGCAGCAGCCGGAAGTCATCATTCTCGATTTGGGATTGCCCGACATTGACGGTCTCGAGGTGACGAAGCGCCTGCGCGAGTGGGCGAAGATGCCGATTCTTGTGCTCTCCGCGCGCGGCCAGGAGCAGGACAAGATCGCCGCGCTCGATGCCGGCGCGGATGACTATCTCACCAAACCGTTCGGCGTGGGCGAGTTGCTGGCGCGGCTGCGGGTGGCGCTGCGCCATGCCGCGCGCGCGGCCGGCGAGCCTGAAGATCCTTTGATTGCGCTGGGCGAATTGCGCGTCGATCTCGCGCGGCGGCAAGTATTGCTGGCGGAAAACGAAATTCACCTCACGCCCATCGAATTCAAACTGCTGGCAACGCTGGCAAAACACGCCGGCAGAGTTTTGACGCATCAACAATTGCTCAAAGAAGTGTGGGGACAAACCTACAGCCAGGAAAGCCACAATCTGCGCGTTCATGTTGCGCAGTTACGGCGCAAACTCGAGGCCGACACGGCGCGGCCGCGCTATTTGCTCACCGAGCCGGGGGTGGGTTACAGACTAAGAGATGAAGGAGTGAAATAA
- a CDS encoding sensor histidine kinase KdpD, producing MIEPRPDPDKLLAHLKSQEAQAARGKLKIFFGASAGVGKTYAMLEAARKAAAEGIDLVVGYVEPHGRKETEVLLLGLEVLPARVIDYRGAKLREFDLDAALARKPALILVDELAHTNAQGMRHAKRWQDVEELLSLGIDVYTTVNVQHLESLNDIIAQITGVRVRETVPDAIFEAAAEVELVDLPPDDLLLRLKEGKVYVPKQAAAAIENFFRKGNLIALRDLALRRTAERVHAQMQTYRHEHDIITTWPTAERILVCVGPSPSSARLVRAARRLAHSLRAEWIAVHVETPQHARLSQTDRDRLHQNLRLAESLGAKTLMLSGQRMSEEIINFARRRNISKIVVGKPTDARWREAFFGSLVGDIVRHSGDIDVYVIRGETEEETSALPLAFRSAQSGWSYLLSLLIVALCSGVGKLLSSYLSPPNLIMIYLLGVVFIAARFGRGPALLASLLSVIAFNFFFVPPILTFNVADPEYFITFGVMFVVALIISTLTLRLRHAAEAARRREQRTAELYDMSRELVTAKSLDQVREIVLRHMQEVFESEIALLLPDENGRLTTPAGANFAAEAKEQSVAQWVYDLRQKAGLGTATLPGANALYLPLFASRGIVGVLGVRPQNAGNMQNPELLQLLETFANQIALAVESARLSEEAQRTQIMIETEKLRNTLLSSVSHDLRTPLASITGAASSLLEPENALPAVTRRELTQTIHDEAARLNRLVRNLLDMTRLESGAVKLNKEWQPLEEVIGAALTRLDEQLTGRQVTTHLPPDLPFVAFDSVLLEQVFINLLENAIKYTPAASSIAISARVMNENVVIEIADRGPGLPPAEIERVFDKFYRSRAAEGRGGVGLGLTICKSIIEAHNGRIWAENRPEGGAAFRFTLPLKG from the coding sequence ATGATCGAACCTCGCCCTGATCCCGACAAGCTGCTTGCCCACCTCAAATCACAAGAAGCGCAGGCAGCGCGCGGGAAACTCAAAATCTTTTTTGGCGCCAGCGCCGGCGTCGGTAAAACCTATGCCATGCTCGAAGCCGCGCGCAAAGCCGCGGCAGAAGGCATCGATTTAGTGGTGGGATACGTCGAGCCGCACGGCCGCAAAGAAACCGAAGTGTTGTTGCTCGGCCTGGAGGTTCTGCCCGCGCGCGTGATCGATTATCGCGGCGCAAAACTGCGTGAATTCGATCTCGACGCAGCGCTCGCGCGCAAGCCGGCGCTCATCTTGGTGGATGAATTGGCGCACACCAACGCCCAAGGAATGCGTCACGCCAAGCGCTGGCAAGACGTGGAAGAACTGCTCAGTCTGGGCATTGATGTCTACACCACCGTCAACGTCCAACACCTCGAAAGCCTGAACGACATTATCGCGCAAATCACCGGGGTGCGCGTACGCGAGACGGTGCCGGATGCGATCTTCGAGGCTGCCGCTGAAGTCGAGTTGGTCGATTTGCCGCCGGATGATCTCTTGCTGCGTTTGAAAGAGGGCAAAGTCTACGTGCCGAAGCAGGCCGCGGCTGCCATCGAGAATTTCTTCCGCAAAGGCAATCTCATCGCGCTGCGCGATTTGGCGTTGCGGCGCACGGCCGAGCGCGTGCATGCGCAAATGCAAACCTACCGGCATGAACACGACATCATCACCACCTGGCCGACCGCGGAGCGCATTCTGGTGTGCGTGGGACCAAGTCCGTCTTCGGCGCGATTGGTGCGCGCGGCGCGGCGGCTGGCGCACAGTCTGCGAGCCGAGTGGATCGCGGTGCATGTGGAAACGCCGCAACATGCCCGGCTCTCGCAAACGGATCGCGACCGTTTGCACCAAAATCTGCGACTGGCCGAAAGCCTGGGCGCGAAAACCCTCATGCTCAGCGGGCAGCGCATGAGTGAAGAAATCATTAATTTCGCGCGCCGCCGCAACATCAGCAAGATCGTGGTCGGCAAACCAACGGATGCGCGCTGGCGCGAGGCGTTCTTCGGTTCGCTGGTCGGCGACATCGTACGGCACAGCGGCGACATCGATGTCTACGTCATTCGCGGCGAAACGGAGGAAGAAACTTCTGCTCTGCCGCTTGCCTTTCGCAGCGCGCAGAGCGGGTGGTCTTATCTCTTGAGCCTGCTCATCGTTGCTTTGTGCAGCGGCGTGGGTAAGCTCTTGTCGTCTTACCTCTCGCCGCCGAATTTGATCATGATTTATCTGCTCGGCGTCGTTTTTATCGCGGCGCGCTTTGGGCGCGGGCCGGCGCTGCTTGCTTCGCTGCTCAGCGTCATCGCCTTCAATTTCTTTTTCGTCCCGCCGATTCTCACTTTCAATGTTGCCGATCCCGAATATTTCATTACCTTTGGCGTGATGTTCGTCGTGGCGTTGATCATCAGCACGCTGACGCTGCGTTTGCGCCATGCCGCGGAGGCGGCGCGCCGACGCGAGCAGCGCACCGCCGAGCTCTACGACATGAGCCGCGAGCTGGTCACCGCTAAAAGCCTCGACCAGGTGCGCGAAATCGTTTTGCGGCACATGCAGGAAGTTTTCGAAAGCGAAATCGCCTTGTTGTTGCCGGATGAAAACGGCCGTTTGACTACGCCGGCGGGCGCGAACTTCGCTGCGGAAGCGAAAGAGCAAAGCGTGGCGCAATGGGTTTATGATCTTCGCCAAAAGGCCGGACTCGGCACGGCGACCCTGCCGGGCGCGAATGCCTTGTATCTGCCACTGTTTGCCTCGCGCGGCATTGTCGGCGTGCTGGGTGTGCGCCCGCAGAACGCCGGCAACATGCAGAACCCCGAACTTCTGCAACTGCTGGAGACCTTTGCCAATCAAATTGCACTGGCCGTGGAAAGTGCACGTTTGTCGGAGGAAGCGCAGCGCACTCAGATCATGATCGAAACGGAGAAACTGCGCAACACCCTGCTCAGCTCGGTTTCGCATGATTTACGCACGCCGCTCGCTTCCATCACCGGCGCGGCCAGCAGCCTGCTGGAACCGGAGAACGCGCTGCCGGCCGTAACGCGGCGCGAATTGACGCAAACGATTCATGACGAGGCGGCGCGCTTGAATCGCCTGGTGAGAAATTTGTTGGACATGACGCGCCTGGAATCCGGCGCCGTCAAATTGAACAAAGAATGGCAGCCGCTGGAAGAAGTCATCGGCGCGGCGCTCACGCGTTTGGACGAACAGTTAACTGGACGGCAAGTGACAACTCATTTACCGCCAGATTTGCCTTTCGTCGCTTTTGACAGCGTTTTGCTCGAGCAAGTTTTCATCAATCTTCTGGAAAACGCCATCAAATACACGCCGGCCGCAAGTTCCATCGCAATTTCTGCGCGCGTCATGAATGAAAATGTCGTGATAGAAATTGCGGATCGCGGCCCGGGCTTGCCGCCGGCGGAGATCGAGCGCGTGTTCGATAAATTCTATCGCAGCCGCGCCGCCGAAGGCCGGGGCGGCGTGGGCTTGGGATTGACGATCTGCAAAAGCATCATCGAAGCGCACAACGGCCGCATCTGGGCGGAGAATCGGCCGGAGGGCGGCGCCGCGTTTCGCTTTACGCTGCCGCTGAAAGGCTGA